The following nucleotide sequence is from Psychroserpens sp. Hel_I_66.
GCAATTAAAAGAGCATGGATTATCTAATAAACATCTCAAAGTTGCTAAACCTCAATTAGAAAAAGTGGTTGAAGGTTATACTAGAGAATCTGGAGTTAGAGGATTAGAAAAACAGATTGCAAAATTAGTTCGTCATGCAGCTAAGAATATTGCAATGGAAGAAGACTATAACCTTAAAGTCACAAACGAGGATGTTATCGAGATTTTGGGCGCACCAAGATTAGAGCGCGATAAGTACGAAAACAATAATGTTGCTGGTGTAGTTACAGGTTTGGCCTGGACTAAAGTTGGAGGTGATATTCTATTTATAGAATCTATTTTATCTAAAGGAAAAGGAAACTTAACCATTACTGGAAACTTAGGTAAAGTCATGAAAGAATCTGCAACCATTGCTATGGAGTATATCAAAGCCAATGCAGATGAATTTGGTGTTGACCCTGACGTTTTCTCCAAATACAATGTGCATATTCACGTACCAGAAGGTGCTACTCCAAAGGATGGGCCAAGTGCTGGTGTGACCATGTTAACATCTTTAGTATCTTTGTTTACACAACGTAAAGTCAAAAAGAGTTTGGCGATGACTGGAGAGATTACTTTAAGAGGTAAGGTTTTACCAGTAGGTGGGATTAAAGAAAAAATTCTCGCAGCCAAACGTGCAAGAATAAAAGAGATTTTACTTTGTGAAGACAATAAAAGAGATATTGATGAAATTAAGCCAGAATATTTAAAAGGACTTACCTTTCATTATGTCAAAGATATGAGTGATGTTTTAAAGCTCGCTCTAACTAGCGAGAAAGTTGAAAATGCAAAAAATCTTTAAATTAATAATTTCTGTTTGTGTAATTGGCACTTCATTTTATGGGGCTTTTGCACAAACAGAAACATTTAAAGATGTTGTTTTAGATGGCAAACCAGCTAGGCTAAACATTGAAACGGGTATTATCACCTTTTATAGTGGTGAGGTTGTAAAATCAAAGTCTGCATTAAAAATCAAAGACTCTATTAATGAGAGTAATACCGTTATAAACAAAAATCTAATTACAACTCAGGATAATTTAATACTATAAAATTATAATGGTAATTTAGATACAATTCCAAAATCCTTCCAAAAAGAATTACCTAATAAAATACCTGAAATTAAATCTATAACAGAAGCAAACAATAAAGTTTTTGCTTCAAATGATGATGAAAATTACAATACTTCAAATTTTCACAAAGTTCAAAAAGGCGAAACCTTATATGCATTATCAAAACGATACAATACCAGTTTAGGGGAACTCAAACAAGCTAATAATCTTGAAACAACATTAATTAAAGTAGGACAGACTTTAAGGGTACGCAATTTTGATGAAGACTATTCCAAAAAAGTAAGGATAGTTTCTAAAGGAGATACCTTATATAATATAGCTAAACGAAATAGTACTACAGTAGAGGCCATAAAAACTCTAAATGGCCTAGTAAGTAATCTTATAAAAGTAGGACAAACACTTCAATTAAAATAGAAAACGCAGTTTTCAAAAAATAAAACAGACTTGCATTCGTTTTAAGATAGATTTATTTACTTTGCACACTTATATGCTAACGAGATTTACTACTATCATTTGCCTTTTGTTATCCGCTTTATCCTATGCTCAAGTAGGAGGTGAGGCTACGTATCAATTTCTAAATCTTGTATCTTCTCCACGTCAAGCAGCGCTTGGTGGTAAAGTAATTACCAATTACGATTACGACGTAACGGGAGGTTTGTTTAATCCTGCTTCTATTAATGCGGAAATGGATAATCAACTAGCCCTCAACTATTCAAGTTATTTGGGCGGAATTAGCTACGGTACAGCAGCATACGCTTACACTTGGGACAGACACGTGCAAACATTGCACGTTGGTATGACCTATATTAACTACGGAAGTTTTGATGGATACGATTTAAACGGTGTTTCTACCGGTACCTTTACAGGTAACGAAGCAGCACTTTCTGCTGGTTACGCCTATCAAGTGCCCTTTACTGATTTTTATTTAGGAGCCAACCTCAAACTAATCACTTCAAAATTAGAGCAATATAATTCGATTGGAGTCGCAACAGATTTAGGCGCTATGTATATTAACGAGCGGTTAGATTTTCATATGGCTTTAGTTGTAAGAAATCTGGGTACTCAAATTGTAACCTATGCAGGTTTGAACGAAAAGTTACCATTAGAAGTAACTTTAGGATTATCCCAAACACTTGAGAACATGCCACTGCGTTGGCATTTAACATTTGAGAATTTACAGACCTGGCCAATAGGCTTTTCCAATCCGTCACGGGCAACAACAGATTTAGATGGTAATCAAACCCAAGAAAAAGTTGGGTTTTTAAACGAAGTTTTGAGACATACCATACTAGGAGCAGAGCTGTTTCCTGATCGAGGGTTTAATATTAGGTTGGGATATAACTTTAGAAGAGCAGAAGAATTACGTATCTTGGAGCAACGAAATTTCTCGGGATTATCGTTTGGTGTTGGGATTAAACTCAATAAGATGAGATTTAACTTTACACATGCACGTTACTCTGGAGCTTCAAATGCTAATTTCTTCGGAATACAAATTGATTTGAGATAATGCAAAAAATTACAATAGCCATTGATGGATATTCCTCTACAGGAAAAAGTACTGTTGCCAAACAGCTCGCCAAAGCTTTGGGTTATGTGTATGTAGATTCTGGAGCAATGTATCGGGCAGTCACTTTATTTGCAATGCAAAATGGTTTTATTCAAAGAAGTTCTTTTGATAAGGAAAGTTTGATTTCTAGATTAGATCATATTGATATTACTTTTAAATTCAATAAAGAATTAGGTTTTGCTGAAGTATATCTCAACGGTAAGAATGTAGAAAAAGATATTAGAACTCTAGAGGTTTCCCAGTTTGTAAGTCAGGTGGCTACAATTTCAGAAGTGAGGGAGCAGTTGGTTAAACAGCAGCAAAACTTCGGAAAGAACAAAGGCGTCGTCATGGATGGTCGTGATATTGGTACCGTCGTTTTCCCCAATGCAGAGTTGAAGTTATTCATGACTGCTTCCGCAGAAAAAAGAGCGCAACGTCGCTATGAGGAGTTGTTGGAGCGAGGTGATGATATAAGTTACAATGACGTTTTAAAAAATGTGCAATCTCGAGATCACATAGATTCTACAAGAGAAGATTCGCCTTTAACTATGGCAGAAGATGCTATTAAGATTGATAATTCTAATTTGACATTAAAAGAGCAGTTTGATTTGGTTTTTAAACTTTCCGAAGAAAAAATAAAAGAGTTTACTGCATAAAAAAACCGGTGCTTAGATATTCTCAGCAACCGGTTGATTAATTTTTTTAGTCGCTTATTAAGCGTTTGGTATAATTAATTCTTGATCTGGATGAATCAAATCTGGATTTTTTAAGATATCAGAATTTGCTGCAAAAATCTTTTGGTATTTTGAAGCATCACCATAATAGTGCTTTGCGATCTTACCTAAAGTTTCACCACTTTTAACAGTATGTCTTGTGTATACAGAAGTATCGGCAACTTTAATATCTGCCATAATATCCTGTGGGCTGTCACCACCTGCTTTTTTAATAGCATCCCAAAGTAGATCTTTTTCATATTGGGTTTTTGCAGTTCCCCACATTTTTAGTTTACCGTCTTCAACTTTTACATCTCCATCCTGTATGTTTAGCGTTTGCCCTAGGTCTAATACCTCTTGATATTTTTGTTTTACCATAATACTTGTTTTTTTTGTGTTAATACAGATGTAAATATACCATTTTAGGAGCCAAATTATGTGACTCAATTCAATGATTTTTTAACATTTTTACGTTCTGAAATTCAATAGATTAGACAATTGTGTAATTATTTTGTTTTATAGTAAATTATGTGTATTTTTGCACTCCTTTTTGGCGTACTATAGAAAGACAAGAGGGATTTATATAAAACAACAATAACGCTTCTGTGTGTTAGCGCTTAATTCTTTCAATAGCATACGGAATACAAATTTTAATTCAGCACATGTCTGAAAAAGAAACAAAACAAGCAGAGGTAGAAACTACTGAAGCTACAACTGCAACTGTAGAAACTACAGAAACAAAAACTGCTGAAGCTCCAAAACAATCTGAAGCTCAAGCAAATCCAGAAAAATTTTTAAAGGAATTCAATTGGCAC
It contains:
- a CDS encoding LysM peptidoglycan-binding domain-containing protein, coding for MVKQKYQEVLDLGQTLNIQDGDVKVEDGKLKMWGTAKTQYEKDLLWDAIKKAGGDSPQDIMADIKVADTSVYTRHTVKSGETLGKIAKHYYGDASKYQKIFAANSDILKNPDLIHPDQELIIPNA
- the cmk gene encoding (d)CMP kinase; amino-acid sequence: MQKITIAIDGYSSTGKSTVAKQLAKALGYVYVDSGAMYRAVTLFAMQNGFIQRSSFDKESLISRLDHIDITFKFNKELGFAEVYLNGKNVEKDIRTLEVSQFVSQVATISEVREQLVKQQQNFGKNKGVVMDGRDIGTVVFPNAELKLFMTASAEKRAQRRYEELLERGDDISYNDVLKNVQSRDHIDSTREDSPLTMAEDAIKIDNSNLTLKEQFDLVFKLSEEKIKEFTA
- the porQ gene encoding type IX secretion system protein PorQ, with amino-acid sequence MLTRFTTIICLLLSALSYAQVGGEATYQFLNLVSSPRQAALGGKVITNYDYDVTGGLFNPASINAEMDNQLALNYSSYLGGISYGTAAYAYTWDRHVQTLHVGMTYINYGSFDGYDLNGVSTGTFTGNEAALSAGYAYQVPFTDFYLGANLKLITSKLEQYNSIGVATDLGAMYINERLDFHMALVVRNLGTQIVTYAGLNEKLPLEVTLGLSQTLENMPLRWHLTFENLQTWPIGFSNPSRATTDLDGNQTQEKVGFLNEVLRHTILGAELFPDRGFNIRLGYNFRRAEELRILEQRNFSGLSFGVGIKLNKMRFNFTHARYSGASNANFFGIQIDLR